Part of the Terriglobia bacterium genome, GAAGAGCAGAGACTGAAATCTGTGCTACCAAAGCCGCGCAAGGTCTTCCATGCCGAGCCGCTGAAAAACTTCGCTCCAGCCGGCCGGGTTCAGCGCGGGTGACAGGTCCCCGAGCCGGAGTCGCGGAAGGTCTGGCCCTCCTCCGGAAGGAACTCCCAGGTGTAGCGGCCCTGCGCGAGGGTCAGCTTGAGAACGCCGAAGGTGTCGGCATTGCGCACTTCGCTGTTCTTCGTGGGCCGCCCGAGCGGAGTGTGACTCCGCCCCCCGGTGCCTACCACGAATTCGCGGATCCCACCCTGCGGGTCCGCGCGGCCCTGCGGGTTCTGCGGGGCAAACCGCTCATAGGAGTGCTCGTGGCCGGCCAGAACGATCTCCGCGTGGGCCTCATAGAGCGCCTGCCACAGCGGACGAAGCTCCGGATGAATGGCGTGGCTGGGGAAAAACCCGCTGCTGAAGAGGGCATGATGGCCATAGGCCAGGATGCACGCCGCGGGATGCTCGGCCAGATCCTTGCGTAGCCACTGCTCCTGCGGCGAACCTGCCGCGCAGCCTCCCACGCCGGGCTGATCGCAGTTGGTGTTCAAGACCACGATGTGCCAGGCGCCCAGTTTGTAGCTGTAGTAGCCCTTCCCGGCGGGACCGGCGACGGGGCCCCAATAGGCGAAGTACGGAGCGGCCCCACCTGCCTTGTATTCGTGATTGCCGAGGGCCGGGCGCGTGCGTTCCTTGAAGCGGCCCCAGGTCCGCTCGTAGCAGACGGTGAAGTCCTCCGCGCTGCCGTTCCCGTACGCCAGGTCCCCTGCGGTGAAGACCGTGCCGGGGATCATGGCTATCAATTTGGCCGTCGCCAGCGCGTCCTCGGGTCTGCGGCAACTCACGATATCCCCGGCACCGATCAGGGTCTGCGGCGCTGGGCCAGCCGTGGACTCTGGCTTGCGCGCGGAGGGAGACGGTCTTGCGTGCCGCTGCTGTGCAGCGGCCGGCCACCCCGTGCCGGCCAGCGCAGCTCCCAGGAGCAGACCTGCTTGCAGAATGCTGAACTTCCGCGGAGTCACCCTCAGAGTAGTTCTCCCCCTGCGCTCTATCGCGCGAACCTTGCTCCTCTATATGCGTAACGGCGAAGCGGTCAATATGTGATGCCTTTGTAGGCTACCACGGCGC contains:
- a CDS encoding metallophosphoesterase; translation: MSCRRPEDALATAKLIAMIPGTVFTAGDLAYGNGSAEDFTVCYERTWGRFKERTRPALGNHEYKAGGAAPYFAYWGPVAGPAGKGYYSYKLGAWHIVVLNTNCDQPGVGGCAAGSPQEQWLRKDLAEHPAACILAYGHHALFSSGFFPSHAIHPELRPLWQALYEAHAEIVLAGHEHSYERFAPQNPQGRADPQGGIREFVVGTGGRSHTPLGRPTKNSEVRNADTFGVLKLTLAQGRYTWEFLPEEGQTFRDSGSGTCHPR